A stretch of the Pedobacter sp. MC2016-14 genome encodes the following:
- a CDS encoding DUF5123 domain-containing protein: MNFNNIKTGVFFLLLLIGLVSCKENELEQITTLKVDRAFSPTGLTAVVINKTGARLTWNKVTNADSYTIEFFANGTLDFSGTPVKKVEGVLFSQAPYTVTGFNGATAYSVRLKAVGKDVGDSKYVTATFTTETEQIFQDIVPAKLTARSVTLNWPAGQAATTLTVNPGNIVHTVTALEVAAGEVTITGLTPKTTYTAVLTLNAAVRGTKIFTTTAELPTGADVVYVAATDDLAAMIQAATTSTRFVILEGTKYNSDVTVTIPGGINISIIGEVATNKPIVSFNQIMLPTIGGKLHFENIELSGYAKGDETTTKRAYIINQNVPTVTEEVSFENCLIRHFTNTPMRLQSTNVMTINNFIVTNCIIEDISDNGTSSGYAFINSNVALGKINNISITNSTFSNLGFGLILHNAASSLSVTIDNNTFYNVIADTRYLIDYNAQTISSGFSFKNNILAKTYSPAGTARGIRAGTTPTTSNNYQASDVIFAGNLIPGITPYTGTSATLFTAPATKNFKIKDDTFAGKSSSGDPRWRL; this comes from the coding sequence ATGAATTTTAATAATATAAAAACAGGCGTTTTCTTCTTACTGCTCTTAATAGGATTGGTAAGCTGTAAGGAAAATGAATTGGAACAAATTACCACGCTTAAAGTAGATAGGGCATTTTCTCCAACTGGGTTAACTGCCGTTGTCATAAACAAAACTGGTGCTCGCCTAACGTGGAACAAAGTAACTAATGCAGACTCTTATACCATTGAATTTTTTGCAAATGGAACTCTTGATTTTTCCGGAACCCCAGTAAAAAAAGTTGAAGGTGTTTTATTTAGTCAGGCTCCTTATACCGTAACTGGATTTAACGGCGCTACAGCTTATTCCGTACGTCTAAAGGCGGTTGGTAAGGACGTTGGAGATTCTAAATATGTTACAGCAACTTTTACGACAGAAACTGAGCAAATTTTTCAGGATATTGTTCCTGCAAAATTGACGGCAAGATCAGTGACTTTAAATTGGCCAGCTGGGCAGGCAGCGACAACTTTGACTGTCAATCCGGGTAATATTGTGCATACAGTAACGGCATTAGAAGTTGCAGCTGGTGAAGTAACGATTACAGGATTAACACCAAAAACAACTTATACTGCTGTACTAACATTAAATGCTGCTGTTAGAGGGACTAAAATATTTACAACTACCGCGGAATTACCTACTGGTGCCGATGTTGTATATGTTGCCGCAACAGATGATCTTGCTGCAATGATTCAGGCGGCAACCACAAGTACAAGGTTTGTTATATTGGAAGGCACAAAATACAATTCGGATGTAACTGTAACTATTCCAGGTGGAATAAATATTAGTATCATCGGAGAAGTGGCAACAAACAAACCGATTGTTTCATTTAATCAAATTATGCTTCCTACTATTGGCGGGAAACTACATTTTGAGAATATCGAATTAAGTGGTTATGCAAAGGGGGACGAGACAACTACCAAACGCGCGTATATCATTAACCAAAATGTACCAACTGTTACTGAAGAAGTTTCTTTCGAAAATTGTTTAATCAGGCATTTCACGAATACCCCAATGCGCCTGCAGTCTACAAATGTGATGACAATTAATAATTTTATTGTCACCAATTGTATCATAGAAGATATTAGTGATAATGGTACAAGTAGTGGTTATGCATTTATAAATTCAAATGTTGCCTTGGGCAAAATCAATAACATTAGCATCACTAATAGTACTTTTTCTAATTTGGGATTTGGTTTAATCCTTCACAACGCTGCTTCCTCATTGTCAGTAACGATTGATAACAATACCTTTTATAACGTAATAGCAGATACAAGATATTTGATTGATTACAATGCACAAACTATTAGTAGCGGGTTTTCTTTCAAGAATAATATACTAGCAAAAACCTATTCACCAGCGGGAACCGCAAGAGGAATAAGGGCTGGTACAACGCCAACAACTTCAAATAATTATCAGGCATCTGATGTGATATTTGCTGGAAATCTTATTCCTGGGATAACCCCGTACACCGGAACAAGCGCAACTTTATTTACAGCGCCAGCAACCAAAAATTTCAAAATAAAAGATGATACTTTTGCTGGAAAATCCAGTTCTGGAGATCCCAGATGGAGATTGTAA
- a CDS encoding polysaccharide lyase family 1 protein, whose protein sequence is MTFNRVIVGSIVLLVFFGFTNCKKKKAADASPSTTENKDTTKPPVSETAYAFPGAEGFGKSTTGGRGGKVIKVTNLNDAGAGSLRAAIAESGPRIVVFEVSGNIKLSSRIQIKNADITIAGQTAPGDGICIQDYEMNVDADNVIIRFLRFRMGDLTRNEQDALWGRYHQNIIIDHCSMSWSIDECSSFYANKNFTMQWCVLSESLNKSFHEKDDHGYGAIWGGTNATFHHNLLAHHNSRNARFDGGNRTGTGSSPFGIDKVDYRNNVIYNWGSNSAYGGENGQYNLVANYYKPGPGTTSSKRNRIMEISMEADLAKYGPGYGKFYASGNYVDGNATVTADNWNGGMDKGSGLGDANYALAKMNSPFEAEAITVHSAVQAYNAVLLYGGASLKRDEVDTRIMSEVKDGTVTFNGSKTGKKGIIDSQTDVGGWPLLNSLPALLDTDADGMPDSWEIENGLDPKKANAEGKNLSTGYTNIEVYINSLVKDITANQLK, encoded by the coding sequence ATGACATTCAATCGAGTTATTGTAGGTTCTATCGTACTGCTTGTTTTTTTCGGTTTCACAAATTGCAAAAAGAAAAAAGCAGCTGATGCTTCGCCTTCGACAACAGAAAATAAAGACACTACAAAACCACCTGTGTCGGAAACTGCTTACGCATTTCCTGGAGCCGAAGGATTTGGTAAGTCTACTACTGGCGGCCGTGGCGGCAAGGTAATCAAGGTAACTAACCTTAATGATGCTGGTGCAGGAAGCTTAAGAGCAGCCATTGCTGAATCGGGGCCACGAATCGTAGTATTTGAAGTCTCTGGAAACATAAAGCTAAGCAGTCGCATTCAGATAAAAAATGCAGACATCACCATTGCCGGCCAAACAGCACCAGGTGACGGAATTTGCATTCAGGATTATGAAATGAATGTCGATGCAGACAATGTAATTATACGTTTCTTGCGTTTTAGAATGGGAGATTTAACCAGAAATGAGCAGGATGCCCTTTGGGGACGATATCATCAAAATATCATTATAGATCATTGTTCCATGAGCTGGTCAATTGATGAGTGTTCTTCATTTTATGCCAATAAAAATTTTACGATGCAGTGGTGTGTGCTTTCTGAGAGTTTGAACAAGTCATTCCATGAAAAAGATGACCATGGATACGGCGCAATTTGGGGAGGAACGAACGCGACTTTTCATCACAATTTACTGGCGCATCATAACAGTAGAAATGCAAGGTTTGATGGAGGTAACCGTACCGGAACAGGCAGTAGTCCTTTTGGCATAGATAAGGTTGACTACCGCAATAACGTAATTTACAATTGGGGTAGCAACAGTGCCTATGGTGGGGAGAACGGACAATATAATTTAGTAGCCAATTATTATAAACCTGGGCCGGGAACAACAAGTTCTAAAAGGAACAGGATCATGGAAATCTCTATGGAGGCCGATCTGGCTAAATATGGGCCTGGTTATGGTAAGTTTTATGCATCTGGAAATTATGTTGATGGTAATGCAACGGTTACTGCAGACAATTGGAATGGCGGTATGGATAAAGGATCAGGTTTGGGTGATGCAAACTATGCATTGGCAAAAATGAATTCGCCTTTTGAAGCAGAAGCAATAACTGTGCATAGCGCAGTACAGGCATATAATGCGGTGCTGCTATATGGAGGCGCCAGCTTAAAAAGAGATGAGGTTGATACCCGCATCATGTCAGAAGTGAAAGATGGAACTGTGACATTTAATGGCTCCAAGACTGGTAAAAAAGGCATTATAGATTCTCAAACCGATGTAGGGGGCTGGCCGCTTTTAAATTCTTTACCTGCACTTTTAGATACCGATGCAGATGGTATGCCAGATAGTTGGGAAATAGAAAATGGATTGGATCCTAAAAAGGCAAATGCTGAGGGCAAAAATCTAAGTACAGGTTATACCAATATTGAAGTTTATATCAATAGTTTGGTAAAAGACATTACTGCAAATCAGCTAAAGTGA
- a CDS encoding pectinesterase family protein encodes MSKIVFKLAAAFCLMMVSISGYAQQIKYPAVIHVALDGTGNYKTIQEAVNSVRDLGKEEVKIFIKKGVYHEKLVIPSWKTNISLIGENPDSTIITNADYSGKSYANGKDAFGLEKFSTYTSYTVLVLGNDFKAENLTIENTSGRVGQAVALHVEGDRVIIKNCHLLGNQDTLYAATEGSRQYYINCSLQGTTDFIFGEATAVFQSCTIKSLSNSYITAAATRPNQKFGFVFFDCKLLAAPGVDKVFLGRPWRPYAKTVFIRTEMGSHIVPEGWNAWKGDAMFPDKDRTAYYAEYGSTGAGVNTAKRVAWSKHLKKVANYTLTNIFNRGDLWNPENNK; translated from the coding sequence ATGAGCAAAATAGTTTTTAAACTTGCTGCAGCGTTTTGTTTGATGATGGTATCAATTTCAGGCTATGCTCAGCAAATAAAATATCCTGCTGTCATTCATGTTGCATTAGATGGCACAGGCAATTATAAAACCATACAAGAAGCGGTAAATTCGGTTCGCGATCTGGGCAAAGAAGAAGTAAAGATCTTCATTAAAAAAGGCGTTTATCATGAAAAACTTGTTATTCCATCCTGGAAAACAAACATCTCATTGATTGGGGAAAATCCAGACAGTACAATCATTACAAATGCAGACTATTCAGGTAAAAGTTATGCTAATGGAAAAGATGCTTTTGGACTGGAGAAATTTAGCACCTATACCTCTTATACTGTTTTGGTACTGGGAAATGATTTTAAAGCAGAAAATCTGACCATTGAAAATACTTCTGGAAGGGTAGGCCAAGCCGTAGCCCTGCATGTAGAAGGAGACCGGGTAATTATTAAAAACTGCCATTTGCTGGGTAATCAGGATACTTTGTATGCGGCAACCGAGGGTAGCAGGCAATATTATATCAACTGTTCTTTGCAAGGCACCACAGATTTTATTTTTGGAGAAGCTACTGCAGTATTTCAAAGCTGCACCATAAAAAGTCTTTCAAACTCATACATTACAGCGGCTGCCACCAGGCCAAACCAAAAGTTTGGCTTCGTTTTCTTCGACTGCAAGCTCCTTGCTGCGCCTGGCGTAGATAAAGTATTTCTTGGAAGGCCCTGGAGGCCATATGCCAAAACAGTTTTCATTCGCACAGAAATGGGGTCGCATATTGTACCAGAAGGATGGAATGCCTGGAAAGGTGATGCAATGTTCCCGGATAAAGATAGAACTGCCTATTATGCAGAGTATGGTAGTACCGGAGCAGGTGTCAATACTGCTAAGCGGGTAGCCTGGTCAAAACATTTAAAAAAAGTAGCAAATTATACATTAACAAATATTTTTAATCGCGGTGACCTATGGAATCCGGAAAACAACAAGTAG
- a CDS encoding glycoside hydrolase 43 family protein, which produces MFKIISITALTVLSATLNIHAQSTIKTTGNTSKVWVADLGNGKYKNPVLDADYSDPDAIRVGDDFYMVASSFDAVPGLPILHSKDLVNWTILTHALTRQPPFEHFARTQHGNGVWAPSIRYHNNEFYIYYPDPDFGIYVIKAKDAKGPWSAPKIVEPGKGLIDPCPLWDDNGKVYLAYAYAGSRAGIKSVIAVKELNAVGDQTITSGTIVYDGHELDPTIEGPKFYKRNGYYYIFAPAGGVATGWQLVLRSKNIYGPYERKVVMDQGKSSVNGPHQGAWVTTQTGEDWFLHFQDKFVYGRVVHLQPMKWVKDWPVIGLDIDGDGIGEPVRTYKKPNVGKSWPVTTPAESDEFDGNVLGLQWQWQANPKATWAFASAATSKLRLYTEQIPDSAKNYWDVPQLLLQKFPTEVFTATTKLKFMPNPKLENEKTGLIVMGRSYASLALKSDKSGIAIVYSVCNGADKGKAEVEKTIAKLNGNEAYLRVQVSKGGVCQFSYSKDGKDFTNVAAAFEAKEGQWIGAKLGLFATRPEKINDSGYVDYDWFRIN; this is translated from the coding sequence ATGTTTAAAATTATTTCAATCACTGCATTAACTGTTTTAAGTGCAACGCTAAATATACATGCCCAATCTACCATCAAAACCACAGGCAACACATCGAAGGTTTGGGTGGCCGATTTAGGAAACGGAAAGTATAAAAACCCGGTATTGGATGCTGATTATTCAGATCCTGATGCGATACGCGTGGGTGATGATTTTTATATGGTTGCTTCCAGTTTTGACGCGGTACCAGGCCTGCCTATTCTCCACTCTAAAGATTTAGTAAACTGGACAATACTAACACATGCACTAACCCGTCAGCCTCCATTTGAACATTTTGCAAGAACACAGCATGGAAATGGGGTGTGGGCACCTTCAATTCGCTACCATAACAATGAGTTTTATATTTACTATCCTGATCCTGATTTTGGGATTTATGTAATTAAGGCTAAGGATGCAAAAGGCCCATGGTCAGCGCCAAAAATAGTGGAGCCAGGTAAAGGATTAATAGATCCTTGTCCGCTATGGGATGACAATGGAAAAGTATACCTGGCCTATGCCTATGCAGGCAGCAGGGCAGGAATCAAAAGTGTAATTGCGGTAAAGGAACTTAATGCTGTGGGAGATCAGACAATTACATCGGGAACCATTGTTTACGATGGGCATGAACTGGATCCTACAATAGAAGGCCCAAAGTTTTATAAAAGAAATGGTTACTATTACATTTTTGCCCCGGCGGGAGGTGTGGCAACTGGCTGGCAGTTGGTGTTGCGGTCTAAGAACATTTATGGGCCTTATGAACGTAAAGTAGTAATGGATCAAGGGAAATCTTCGGTAAATGGGCCTCATCAGGGCGCATGGGTAACTACCCAAACTGGAGAAGATTGGTTTTTACATTTTCAGGATAAATTTGTTTACGGTAGGGTAGTACACCTGCAGCCCATGAAATGGGTAAAGGATTGGCCGGTTATTGGTTTGGATATAGACGGTGATGGAATTGGAGAACCTGTAAGGACTTATAAAAAGCCAAATGTTGGTAAAAGCTGGCCCGTTACTACACCTGCAGAAAGTGATGAATTTGATGGTAACGTATTAGGTTTGCAATGGCAGTGGCAGGCTAATCCAAAAGCAACATGGGCTTTTGCAAGCGCCGCTACAAGTAAATTGAGGTTGTATACAGAACAAATACCTGACAGCGCCAAAAATTATTGGGATGTACCGCAATTGCTGTTGCAAAAGTTTCCTACAGAAGTATTTACGGCAACTACCAAACTAAAGTTTATGCCCAATCCTAAACTGGAAAATGAAAAAACAGGCTTAATAGTTATGGGGAGAAGTTACGCAAGTTTGGCTTTAAAAAGTGATAAATCTGGTATTGCTATCGTTTATTCTGTCTGTAATGGTGCAGACAAGGGCAAAGCAGAAGTAGAAAAGACTATAGCAAAGTTAAATGGTAACGAGGCTTATTTGAGGGTACAGGTAAGTAAAGGTGGCGTATGCCAGTTTAGTTATAGTAAAGACGGAAAAGACTTCACAAATGTTGCCGCGGCTTTTGAAGCCAAGGAAGGGCAGTGGATTGGTGCAAAATTAGGATTATTTGCAACCAGACCTGAAAAGATTAACGATTCTGGATATGTAGATTACGATTGGTTTAGGATCAACTAA
- the xylA gene encoding xylose isomerase: protein MTSVITGEKEFFKGIGQVKFEGVDSDNPLAFRYYDENRIIAGKSMKDHLRFAGAYWHSFVGNGADPFGEPTIIHPWNEKADAVERAKDKMDAAFEFLTKMNLPFYCFHDVDVVDYTNDVKDNEKRLQALVAYAKQKQEESGVKLLWGTANLFSHRRYMNGASTNPNFHVLAHGAAQVKFALDATIALGGENYVFWGGREGYMSLLNTDMKREQEHLAKFLHASKDYARKQGFKGNFLIEPKPCEPSKHQYDYDSATVISFLRQYDLMDDFKLNLEVNHATLAGHTFQHEVQVAADAGLLGSMDANRGDYQNGWDTDQFPNNINELAETMLIFLEAGGLQGGGINFDAKIRRNSTDVADLFYAHIGGMDTFARALIAADNILQKSDYKKIRTERYASFDSGAGKDFENGKLSLEDLANYAHENGEPETLSGKQELLENIVNRYI from the coding sequence ATGACAAGTGTAATTACCGGAGAAAAAGAATTTTTTAAAGGCATAGGTCAGGTAAAATTTGAGGGTGTAGATTCTGACAATCCTCTTGCCTTTCGCTACTATGATGAAAACAGGATTATTGCAGGCAAATCAATGAAAGACCACCTGCGTTTTGCAGGTGCATACTGGCACTCTTTTGTTGGCAATGGAGCTGATCCTTTTGGAGAACCTACCATCATTCATCCCTGGAACGAGAAAGCGGATGCTGTAGAAAGAGCAAAAGATAAAATGGATGCTGCTTTTGAATTTTTAACTAAAATGAACCTTCCTTTTTATTGTTTCCATGATGTAGACGTTGTAGATTATACTAATGATGTAAAAGACAATGAAAAACGCCTGCAGGCATTGGTAGCATATGCGAAACAAAAACAGGAAGAAAGTGGTGTTAAATTACTTTGGGGCACAGCTAATTTATTCTCTCACCGCAGGTATATGAATGGTGCTTCTACTAACCCTAATTTCCACGTATTGGCACATGGTGCGGCCCAGGTAAAATTTGCACTGGATGCAACTATTGCCCTTGGTGGAGAGAATTATGTATTCTGGGGCGGTAGAGAAGGTTATATGTCTTTACTAAACACCGACATGAAACGGGAGCAGGAACATTTGGCTAAATTTTTACATGCCTCAAAAGATTACGCCCGCAAACAAGGATTTAAAGGAAATTTCTTAATTGAACCTAAGCCTTGTGAACCTTCTAAACACCAATATGATTACGATTCGGCAACAGTAATTAGTTTTCTGCGTCAATACGATTTAATGGACGATTTCAAATTGAATTTAGAGGTAAACCATGCTACTCTTGCTGGCCATACTTTTCAGCATGAAGTTCAGGTTGCTGCTGATGCTGGTTTACTTGGGTCAATGGATGCCAACCGTGGTGATTATCAGAATGGATGGGATACCGACCAGTTCCCTAACAATATCAATGAATTGGCAGAAACCATGCTGATCTTTTTAGAAGCTGGTGGTTTACAAGGCGGGGGTATTAACTTTGATGCGAAGATCAGACGGAACTCTACTGACGTGGCAGATTTGTTTTACGCACATATTGGTGGAATGGATACTTTCGCAAGGGCTTTGATTGCGGCCGATAATATCCTTCAAAAATCGGATTACAAAAAAATCAGAACAGAAAGGTATGCTTCATTTGACAGTGGTGCGGGTAAAGATTTTGAAAATGGTAAACTGAGTCTAGAAGATCTAGCCAATTATGCTCATGAGAATGGCGAGCCTGAAACTTTAAGTGGCAAACAGGAATTGCTGGAAAACATTGTAAACAGATATATTTAA
- a CDS encoding xylulokinase, whose protein sequence is MLLLGIDIGTSSIKVSVVEADTQKVVVSAHYPEEESLITALQPGWAEQSPEMWWNCMLQAFDRCKASKKFEAKDITAIGIAYQMHGLVLVDKDQNLLRDSIIWCDSRAVTLGNGAFDTLGQEFCLSHLLNSPGNFTAAKLAWVKQNEPELFAKVDKFMLPGDFIAMKLTSQITTSISALSEGIFWDFKTNSISSELMEYYGFDYNLIPEVKPVFAEHGKVDSKIAELTGLKAGTPVTYKAGDQPNNALSLNVLQPGEVAATAGTSGVIYGVSDQLAYDPQSRVNTFAHVNYTETEKRLGVLLCINGTGSLNRWTKNLFSNAVSYQQMNSAAEKINIGADGLQVLPFGNGAERMLNNRLVGAHFCNIDLNLHTQSHIFRAVQEGIAFSFRYGLDIMRSNGLNPNVIRAGKANLFLSDLFLEAFVNSTGVPVELYENDGSVGAALGSGIGAGIFSAPAEAFSNVKCLQLIEPTITTAYEPVYQEWLNLLNKQD, encoded by the coding sequence ATGTTATTATTAGGAATAGACATCGGTACTTCATCTATTAAAGTTTCTGTTGTTGAAGCAGATACGCAGAAAGTAGTTGTTTCAGCACATTATCCTGAAGAGGAAAGCTTAATTACCGCGCTGCAACCAGGTTGGGCTGAGCAGTCGCCCGAAATGTGGTGGAATTGTATGTTACAAGCATTTGATCGCTGTAAGGCATCCAAAAAATTTGAGGCTAAGGACATTACTGCTATAGGCATTGCCTACCAAATGCACGGGCTGGTGTTGGTTGATAAAGATCAGAACCTATTACGTGATAGCATTATTTGGTGCGACAGCCGGGCCGTAACTCTTGGGAATGGCGCATTTGATACCTTAGGACAGGAGTTTTGTTTATCACACCTGCTCAATTCTCCCGGCAACTTTACCGCAGCTAAACTGGCTTGGGTTAAGCAAAATGAGCCTGAATTATTTGCAAAAGTGGATAAGTTTATGCTTCCGGGTGATTTCATTGCCATGAAATTAACTTCGCAAATCACGACCAGCATCTCTGCTTTATCTGAAGGAATCTTTTGGGATTTTAAAACCAATAGCATCTCTTCTGAATTGATGGAATATTATGGCTTTGACTATAACCTGATTCCTGAGGTTAAGCCTGTTTTTGCAGAGCATGGTAAAGTAGATAGCAAAATTGCCGAACTTACAGGTTTAAAAGCAGGTACACCGGTAACTTATAAAGCGGGCGACCAGCCAAACAATGCTTTGTCTTTAAATGTATTACAACCGGGCGAGGTGGCCGCGACGGCTGGAACTTCCGGTGTGATTTACGGAGTGAGCGACCAACTGGCTTACGACCCACAATCGAGGGTAAATACTTTTGCACATGTAAATTATACAGAAACAGAAAAAAGACTTGGTGTATTGCTCTGCATCAACGGAACGGGGAGCCTAAACCGCTGGACTAAAAATCTTTTTAGTAATGCCGTAAGCTATCAGCAAATGAATTCGGCCGCTGAAAAAATAAATATAGGTGCAGATGGACTTCAGGTATTGCCTTTTGGAAATGGGGCTGAACGCATGTTAAACAATAGGCTTGTGGGGGCACATTTTTGCAACATTGACTTGAATTTACATACGCAATCGCACATTTTCCGTGCGGTACAGGAGGGAATTGCATTTTCTTTTAGGTACGGACTGGACATTATGCGTTCTAACGGCCTAAACCCAAATGTGATTCGTGCGGGCAAGGCTAACCTGTTTTTAAGCGACTTATTTTTGGAAGCCTTTGTAAACAGTACTGGTGTACCTGTAGAATTGTATGAAAATGATGGCAGCGTTGGCGCAGCCTTAGGATCTGGTATTGGCGCAGGCATTTTTTCTGCCCCTGCCGAAGCTTTTAGCAATGTTAAATGTTTGCAACTCATTGAACCTACTATAACAACAGCCTATGAGCCGGTTTACCAGGAATGGCTAAACCTTTTAAATAAACAAGATTAA
- a CDS encoding LacI family DNA-binding transcriptional regulator, translating into MKRQKRTTIYDIAQKLNLAASSVSRALSNSSKINEATKALVLKTAAEMNYQHNALAANLRKGNNPTIGVVVPRINQDFFSNIIAGLEEVTYKKGYNLIICQSNELHAREVDCINTLINQHVGCIIISVAAETGNYDHLKQVLDHNICLIQFDRVVDALETYKVINENEQASYEAVSHMIKQGYKRIALLEGPQHLDIFRQRKEGYLRALKEQGQDLIPELMRANAWTKELSAAATEQLLNLPVPPDAIFASTSDFSALGVMEVAAKKGIAVPNELGICGYSNEPFTEISSPSITTVDQYSVEMGRTVANLYFQDQERAETPAVSKIVSIKPKLIVRKSTIRTD; encoded by the coding sequence ATGAAGCGTCAAAAAAGAACAACCATATACGACATCGCTCAAAAGCTTAATCTTGCTGCTTCATCTGTATCAAGAGCATTAAGCAACAGCAGTAAAATCAATGAAGCAACTAAAGCATTAGTGCTTAAAACTGCTGCTGAAATGAATTATCAGCATAACGCCCTGGCTGCTAACTTAAGAAAAGGCAACAATCCTACCATTGGGGTAGTAGTCCCTAGAATTAATCAGGATTTTTTCTCTAATATAATAGCTGGCCTTGAAGAGGTAACCTATAAAAAGGGTTATAACTTAATCATTTGTCAGTCTAATGAGCTCCATGCACGTGAAGTTGATTGTATAAACACGCTAATTAATCAACATGTTGGCTGTATAATTATTTCTGTTGCGGCAGAAACCGGGAACTATGACCATCTTAAACAGGTTCTGGACCATAACATTTGCCTCATTCAGTTTGACAGGGTGGTAGATGCCCTGGAGACCTATAAAGTGATCAATGAGAATGAGCAAGCTTCTTACGAAGCTGTTAGCCATATGATTAAACAAGGTTACAAAAGAATAGCATTACTTGAAGGACCTCAACATTTAGATATTTTTAGACAACGCAAGGAGGGCTATTTAAGGGCCTTAAAAGAACAGGGTCAAGATTTAATACCAGAACTGATGCGGGCAAATGCATGGACAAAAGAACTTAGTGCTGCTGCTACCGAACAGTTGTTGAACTTACCGGTGCCTCCTGATGCAATATTTGCCTCAACTTCAGATTTCTCTGCATTGGGTGTAATGGAAGTTGCGGCAAAAAAGGGTATTGCCGTACCAAATGAGCTTGGGATCTGCGGATATTCAAACGAGCCTTTTACAGAAATTAGTAGTCCCTCTATCACTACGGTAGATCAGTACAGTGTGGAAATGGGGAGGACGGTGGCAAACCTGTACTTTCAGGATCAGGAACGGGCAGAAACACCTGCTGTTTCAAAAATTGTCAGCATCAAACCCAAGCTTATTGTTAGAAAGTCTACCATACGTACTGATTAA